The stretch of DNA TTCGTTGACTGCGCCGGCGTCATCGGATGCACCCAGCCTGATGGACATGTCATCCAGACAGACGACGATTTCGTGCGCGGCTGCGTGAAGCACGCCGGAGTGGCGTTCGTGCCGGGAAGCGCGTTCGGGTTGTCCCCGTACTTCCGTCTCGCCTACTCCCTAGAAACGGGCCAGCTCCGCGTCGCCATGGAACGGCTGCGCCGCTACTGCAACATGATCCACTGACCACCGGTCCGGTGTTGCGCGCGCTCTATCCTCGTCTCGCTTAAGGAGCTTGCTGGCATGTTGCGTGTTCCGGCTGATCCTGATCACTGATTCCGTTTGATGGTGATCATTGAATCCGTTCGATCTCGATCATGCATTCCGTTTGATGGCGATCATCGGTTCCGGTGATCCTGATCATGCTGGAGATGACGATGCCGGTCGGCTGCCGCTGACAGTCTTCAACCGAGGGTAGTGTCGACCTGTTGCCGGGGAGCAAGGGGTCGGGATGCCAGGCGAGAGAGTGTCGATGCGCAAGATACGCGAGCTTCTGCGGCTGCGGTTGGAACAGCGGCTGCCGCAGCGAACGATCGGACTGAGCCTGCGGCTGGGCCAGGGAACGATCAGTGATTACCTGGGCCGGGCCCATCGTGCTGGCCTGGATTGGCCATTACCGGATGACATGGACGACACGCAGCTTGAGGCGCTGCTGTTTCCGCCACTGCCGGATGTGCCGCTGGATCAGCGGCCGGTGCCAGACTGGGCGGCGGTTCACCGCGATTTGCGCCGGCCAAACATGACGCTGGCCCTGTTATGGGAAGAATACCGCGCAGGATCGGCTCACGCGTTTGGCTACTCGTGGTTTTGTGATCTCTATCGCGCGTGGGCCGGACGGTTGAAACCGACGCTGCGCCAGGTGCACACGGCCGGCGAAAAGCTGTTCGTCGACTTCGCCGGTCAGAGCATGTCCGTCATCGACGGGGCAAGCGGGGAGAAGCATCAGGCCGAAATCTTCGTGGCTGTGCTGGGGGCGTCGAGTTTTGTCTACGTGGAGGCGACCTGGAGCCAGACGCTGCCGGACTGGATTTCGGCTCATGTCAACGCTCTGGCCTTCTTTGGCGGCGTGCCGCACCAGATCGTCAGCGACAATCTCAAGGCCGGCGTCACCAGGGCCTGTTTCTTTGAGCCGACGATCAATCGCACCTACGCCGAGATGGCGGCGCATTATCGCAGTGCGGTCATTCCGGCCCGGCCCTACAAGCCGCGCGACAAGGCCAAGGTCGAAGTCGGCGTGCAGGTGGTCCAGCGCTGGGTTCTGGCCCAGCTCCGTAACCGGCAGTTCTTCTCGCTGGCCGATCTCAACTTGGCGATCCGTGAGCTGGTCGAGCAGATCAACGACCGGCCGATGCGCGGCTGGGGCACGACGCGCCGTGCCCTGTATGAACAGCTCGATCGTCCGGCCCTGCTGGCGTTGCCAGAAGTGCCTTACGAGTATGCGGACTGGCGGTACTGCCGGGTTAATCTCGATTATCACATCGAGATCGCCCGGCATTTCTATTCGGTGCCGTTCCGGCTGGTCCGTCAGCCTGTGGAGGCACGCATCACAACCAGGACGGTGGAGATTTTCCACCGCGGCAGCCTCGTGGCCACGCATCTTCGCAGCGTGCGCCAGCATCAGCCAAGCACGGTGAGCGACCACATGCCGAGCACGCACCGGCGCTACCGCGACTGGACCCATGAGCGGATCACACGCGAGGCGATGGCAACCGGCGACGATACCGCGGCTCTGATCGAGATCGTGCTGCGCTCGCGGCCACATCCCGAACAGGGTTTGCGCTCCTGCATCGGTATCCTCGGCCTGCGTGGCCGTTACGGCCCGGAACGGGTGGACGCTGCCTGTGCCAAGGCCCTGGCACTCGGCACCCGCTCCTACGGCT from Lichenicola cladoniae encodes:
- the istA gene encoding IS21 family transposase, translating into MRKIRELLRLRLEQRLPQRTIGLSLRLGQGTISDYLGRAHRAGLDWPLPDDMDDTQLEALLFPPLPDVPLDQRPVPDWAAVHRDLRRPNMTLALLWEEYRAGSAHAFGYSWFCDLYRAWAGRLKPTLRQVHTAGEKLFVDFAGQSMSVIDGASGEKHQAEIFVAVLGASSFVYVEATWSQTLPDWISAHVNALAFFGGVPHQIVSDNLKAGVTRACFFEPTINRTYAEMAAHYRSAVIPARPYKPRDKAKVEVGVQVVQRWVLAQLRNRQFFSLADLNLAIRELVEQINDRPMRGWGTTRRALYEQLDRPALLALPEVPYEYADWRYCRVNLDYHIEIARHFYSVPFRLVRQPVEARITTRTVEIFHRGSLVATHLRSVRQHQPSTVSDHMPSTHRRYRDWTHERITREAMATGDDTAALIEIVLRSRPHPEQGLRSCIGILGLRGRYGPERVDAACAKALALGTRSYGSVAAILKNAQEKKSAITDQPSLMHENIRGPGYYH